In Mytilus galloprovincialis chromosome 1, xbMytGall1.hap1.1, whole genome shotgun sequence, the following are encoded in one genomic region:
- the LOC143051124 gene encoding uncharacterized protein LOC143051124 isoform X1 has protein sequence MVNFHCIAEGCSNDSRKKHNAVKYPDMILNGCIVDFHVLPSVIKNPKLRKLWLSQIRREGFNPDPNCHWHALCSRHFIEGRPTKENAVPTLFAYNNYKTGTPRDTKNSTLRPIEQLILTTQPANIVTVSQLPKVPRQKKYIPDIPVISYIEKPSLDHTYCTSTEVSEDVSIEEKCVMLIENSNTLEQKCQRYETDNNQLRKQVKLLQVELHATKEENKVLNEKFNNTDELLKDKLVEKLTKSNSNVKCFLGLPSISMLFGIFKLLEGHASKMKYWMGPDSSDGKRWQVNNKKKPGASRKLTFFEEFVITLLRLRLGLNTYVLSLLFGVSQSTISRVFTTWISLMAQCLGPLIKWPSKEKIKKHMPLSFRRKYPNTRVIIDATEFYVQRPRNPTAQSKTWSNYKSKNTFKTLVGITPNGAF, from the exons ATGGTGAATTTTCACTGCATAGCGGAGGGTTGCTCCAACGATTCACGAAAGAAACATAATGCTGTAAAGTATCCTGATATGATTTTAAATGGATGTATCGTCGACTTTCATGTACTTCCTTCAGTCATAAagaatcctaaactaaggaagCTCTGGTTGTCTCAGATAAGAAGGGAAGGGTTTAATCCCGACCCAAATTGTCACTGGCATGCACTTTGCTCCCGTCATTTTATTGAAGGAAGACCTACGAAGGAAAATGCAGTCCCAACCCTATTTGCCTACAACAACTACAAAACTGGAACACCAAGAGACACCAAGAACAGTACCTTACGTCCCATTGAACAATTGATATTGACAACACA aCCAGCAAACATTGTTACAGTTTCACAACTGCCAAAAGTACCAAGACAAAAGAAATACATACCAGATATTCCAG TAATTTCCTACATTGAAAAGCCAAGTTTGGACCACACTTATTGCACTAGCACTGAAGTTAGTGAAGATGTCTCCATTGAGGAAAAATGTGTAATGTTAATTGAAAATAGCAACACCTTAGAG caaaaatgtcaaagataTGAGACAGATAATAACCAGCTACGGAAGCAAGTTAAATTGCTACAAGTTGAACTACATGCTACCAAAgaggaaaataaagttttaaatgagAAGTTTAATAATACAGATGAACTGCTAAAGGACAAACTCGTTGAAAAGTTGACTAAATCAAATAGTAATGTTAAATGTTTTCTTGGACTGCCAAGTATTTCAatgctttttggaatttttaaattattagaaGGACATGCTTCAAAAATGAAATACTGGATGGGTCCCGACTCAAGTGACGGTAAAAGATGGCaagtaaataataagaaaaaacctGGTGCTTCAAGGAAGTTGACTTTTTTTGAAGAATTTGTTATAACTCTTTTGAGGTTGAGGCTAGGACTAAACACATAtgtgttgtctcttttgtttggTGTTTCACAGTCAACAATTAGCAGGGTTTTCACGACTTGGATATCTTTAATGGCACAATGTTTAGGACCACTTATTAAATGGCCATCTAaggaaaagattaaaaaacataTGCCTCTATCATTTCGTAGAAAATATCCTAACACTCGTGTAATCATCGATGCTACTGAATTTTATGTGCAGAGACCAAGAAACCCAACAGCACAGTCAAAAACGTGGTCAAATTACAAGTCAAAGAACACTTTTAAAACGCTTGTAGGTATAACACCAAATGGAGCTTTTTAG
- the LOC143051124 gene encoding THAP domain-containing protein 1-like isoform X2: protein MVNFHCIAEGCSNDSRKKHNAVKYPDMILNGCIVDFHVLPSVIKNPKLRKLWLSQIRREGFNPDPNCHWHALCSRHFIEGRPTKENAVPTLFAYNNYKTGTPRDTKNSTLRPIEQLILTTQPANIVTVSQLPKVPRQKKYIPDIPAKMSKI, encoded by the exons ATGGTGAATTTTCACTGCATAGCGGAGGGTTGCTCCAACGATTCACGAAAGAAACATAATGCTGTAAAGTATCCTGATATGATTTTAAATGGATGTATCGTCGACTTTCATGTACTTCCTTCAGTCATAAagaatcctaaactaaggaagCTCTGGTTGTCTCAGATAAGAAGGGAAGGGTTTAATCCCGACCCAAATTGTCACTGGCATGCACTTTGCTCCCGTCATTTTATTGAAGGAAGACCTACGAAGGAAAATGCAGTCCCAACCCTATTTGCCTACAACAACTACAAAACTGGAACACCAAGAGACACCAAGAACAGTACCTTACGTCCCATTGAACAATTGATATTGACAACACA aCCAGCAAACATTGTTACAGTTTCACAACTGCCAAAAGTACCAAGACAAAAGAAATACATACCAGATATTCCAG caaaaatgtcaaagataTGA
- the LOC143051144 gene encoding uncharacterized protein LOC143051144, translating to MQRFCQDLSDRSVISVTDKAAKWVNPVRTSAPVKITSLDLRSEPTGQPPIKPTSDHYRPSCHNMTPHAVEKEMLRLIKLENLPACAAYVLSDSSGSEYDFECLPVNILDLATQFNNDDSPDDSLESFIEHIHRNIPDNYFTDIFEKTVSQSDSDLWFYQRHGRITASILYSCLHFSGRNPDGHLVKLILGLTNSVNSDLPALRHGNKFEHVARESYLHDKKNLHDNLECKLSGFVIDNNSPYLGCSPDGLLECKCCGQGCLEIKCPYKFSEETPINAACLDKTNFHIENDTPLMKRNDTSPYYCQIQCQLAVTKRKWCDFVLFTFKGVHHERIPFDEQFWSNVFPKLASFYSSYVLPKILLV from the coding sequence ATGCAAAGATTTTGTCAGGATTTGTCCGATAGATCGGTTATTTCTGTTACTGACAAGGCTGCTAAATGGGTTAACCCAGTCAGAACATCAGCTCCAGTAAAAATAACCTCTTTAGACCTGAGGAGTGAGCCTACAGGACAACCACCAATCAAACCAACAAGTGACCATTATAGGCCTTCTTGTCATAACATGACACCACATGCTGTAGAAAAAGAAATGCTTCGGTTAATAAAATTAGAAAACTTACCAGCATGCGCAGCATATGTTCTGTCAGATAGCTCTGGTTCGGAGTATGATTTTGAGTGTTTGCCTGTCAACATACTAGATCTAGCAACACAATTTAATAATGATGATTCGCCAGATGATTCACTTGAATCTTTTATTGAGCACATACATAGAAATATCCCTGATAATTATTTCACTGATATATTCGAAAAGACTGTCAGTCAGAGTGATAGTGATTTGTGGTTTTATCAGAGACATGGCAGAATAACAGCTTCCATTTTATATAGTTGTCTTCATTTTTCAGGAAGAAACCCTGATGGCCATCTAGTCAAACTCATTTTAGGTCTTACAAACAGTGTTAATTCAGACTTGCCTGCTTTAAGACATGGAAACAAATTTGAACATGTTGCTAGAGAGTCTTATcttcatgacaaaaaaaatttgcATGATAATTTAGAATGTAAATTATCTGGGTTTGTAATTGACAACAACAGTCCTTACTTAGGTTGCTCTCCTGATGGGTTATTAGAGTGTAAATGCTGTGGACAAGGTTGTTTGGAAATAAAATGTCCATATAAATTTTCAGAAGAAACACCAATCAATGCTGCTTGTTTAGACAAAACAAACTTTCACATAGAAAATGATACTCCACTTATGAAGAGAAATGACACATCTCCGTATTACTGTCAAATTCAATGTCAGCTTGCAGTTACTAAACGAAAATGGTGTgattttgtattatttacttttaaaggTGTACATCATGAGAGAATACCATTTGATGAACAATTTTGGTCTAATGTTTTTCCAAAACTTGCATCATTCTACAGTTCATATGTTCTACCAAAAATTCTGCTAGTATAG